The following is a genomic window from Nostoc sp. HK-01.
AATTTTTCTAGGCTCTTATTTTGGCAAAGGTATTGTCTTTAGCACCCAATTTCCATTACTGTACATTATCTAAATCTAATGTGCTATTTCTCCATTCCTCTACCAGTAGGCTTTTCGAGACTTAACCGGAAAAGTCAGATCAAAAAATTCTCCACAATTAACATAAAAGATGTTAGCTGTTTGAAGAAGCAACAACCTCAAATGAGATAGCCATTGCTGCTAATTTTTGAGTGTCAATACCACGAACTCCAGGTGGTAATTGTATCTGTTGTGCAGAAATACCACCACGAGTACCTGCATCTAAATCATCTAGTATATTATTGGTAACATCTAACAGTTCATCTGTGATGGCAATAGGAGTACTGCGATTTGCTAAGTTTCTTAAACTAGCAATTTTTTGCAATGCTAGAAGTGAACTTCTCAAAGGTGTTGTACTGGCAATAACTAATGCTTCAGAAGTGCCTAAAGGCTTATCAATAGTCAATACAAACTCATCATCAGATTGCGGAATTATTTGTGTTTGTTTTGCCTCTACTAAGGACGCAGTTTGCATGGCAGACCAATTATTAGGAAAGATAACTGTCATTTCGCCATCAGCATCAATCACTAAAATACTGACATAAATTGGTTGATTTTCGTTATTTTGAATTTTAAAAGCAATTTTGGTTCCTACAGCTAGTTGGTTTAAGCCTGAGTCAGATAATTTGGGAGAAACTGCTGAGGATTGGGGCTTTTTCGTGATAGCTCCCCGAATAGGAAAGGACTGGGCTAGAACTTCATTGCTATCAGCCATGTTCATAGAGACAGTAACATTGATGTGTGATGAATTGGTATTACCAAGAATTTGTTTAACAACTCTGGCAGCCAGCAAGGATTTGAACTTAGGCTGCAAACGTTTTGCTGCTTCAGTTATAGATTCACCTGCTTGACCAAATGACTTAGCGATAATTTGGTCTTGGCTAGGTAGAAATAAACCAAAACTACCAACTTCTGGAAGATAAGAAATCCGTTTTTTCTGTAACTCTTGATATTTAGCCTCAGTCATCTGCCCAAAAATATATTGCACGGCTTGTTTCCCCAAAAATTGGGGTTCGATGCGATTAAGCAATTGAAGAGCTTTTATTGCTTGCTGGGCAGTGTTTTTGTCTAGAGACTCATCAATGCCAATTTTTAAAGTAGGATTGTTGGGAATAGTGCGAATACGTTCTTGTAATAAATTTCCAGGCTGTAATTTTAATGTTGAGCGATCTGTATTGACTAGTATACCGCTGCCAATTAACCCTTGACGGGTCTCTAGCTTGACCAATCCAATTTCATTACCTTGAGAATTGACAACGGAAAATAAGGGATTATTTGTGAAAGCTTCTAAGCTTTGTGGATCTAAGCCACCCAACCAAAACTGAACTTGATTACCGTTGACTTGAGTAACTACAGCCTCAGCTGGAACAGCCTGGACAGGGATAAAATAAATAGGTGCGCTGGCTTTGCTGGGGTTGAGATTTGACTCAAATTCTGGATCTTGGACATTACCATTGTCCTTCGCTAATCTTTTAGTACTGCGTCCAATATTAGCGATCGCACTGCTTACAGATTCATTCCCAGTTTGTTGCCAAAGATACTGTGTCAACAAATAAGTAAACGCCCCAGCATGAAAGCCCTCAAAAGGTACGTCAGCTGCTAATTGTTCACGTTTAGCACTAGCAATGATAACTCCTTTAGCAACAGCTTTTCTACGTTTTTGAATAAATTCTTGTGGTGAGATTCCTAGTCGCTTTAACCATTGGCGTTGATATTCCATTTCTTCTGAACTGGGTTGTAAGAATCCACCGCCATTTACAGAACGAACTCGTAAATTTCCCCGTTTACCACCACCAGAATGACAACTATCTAGCACAACAGTAATATTGTCTGTTTGTAATGCAGACATGAGTAAAAACAGTGTGTGTCCCATGATGTGATTTACAGGGCCGCTTCCTTCAGGAGGTAACTTCCCATCTATTGGAATAAATGTACTATTCAGCCCATCTGGTAAATCCTGTTCCGGGTCTTTGACTCGTGTACCATGTCCAGAAAAGTGAAATAGTACTATATCACCGGGTTTGGCTTGTTTAATCAAGTG
Proteins encoded in this region:
- a CDS encoding peptidase C14 caspase catalytic subunit p20, which gives rise to MSDIKRRHFLQFSASTLATLGLSQLDIMQQGNNVGQAFAQNTGRKLALLVGINQYSENDSLPPLSGCVTDVRLQQELLIHRFGFKPQDIVTLTDRQATRQGILTAFETHLIKQAKPGDIVLFHFSGHGTRVKDPEQDLPDGLNSTFIPIDGKLPPEGSGPVNHIMGHTLFLLMSALQTDNITVVLDSCHSGGGKRGNLRVRSVNGGGFLQPSSEEMEYQRQWLKRLGISPQEFIQKRRKAVAKGVIIASAKREQLAADVPFEGFHAGAFTYLLTQYLWQQTGNESVSSAIANIGRSTKRLAKDNGNVQDPEFESNLNPSKASAPIYFIPVQAVPAEAVVTQVNGNQVQFWLGGLDPQSLEAFTNNPLFSVVNSQGNEIGLVKLETRQGLIGSGILVNTDRSTLKLQPGNLLQERIRTIPNNPTLKIGIDESLDKNTAQQAIKALQLLNRIEPQFLGKQAVQYIFGQMTEAKYQELQKKRISYLPEVGSFGLFLPSQDQIIAKSFGQAGESITEAAKRLQPKFKSLLAARVVKQILGNTNSSHINVTVSMNMADSNEVLAQSFPIRGAITKKPQSSAVSPKLSDSGLNQLAVGTKIAFKIQNNENQPIYVSILVIDADGEMTVIFPNNWSAMQTASLVEAKQTQIIPQSDDEFVLTIDKPLGTSEALVIASTTPLRSSLLALQKIASLRNLANRSTPIAITDELLDVTNNILDDLDAGTRGGISAQQIQLPPGVRGIDTQKLAAMAISFEVVASSNS